In a single window of the Olivibacter sp. SDN3 genome:
- a CDS encoding TIGR02757 family protein, with amino-acid sequence MDLKGFLDRKVTLYNQPEFIANDPIGIPHLFTSKQDIEIMGFFAAILAWGQRKTIINKCRELIGRMDGSPYDFICNHRDQDLKHLLGFKHRTFNDTDLLYFVSFFRNHYQKFESLEQAFVPDERNVEFRSDYFITAFTPNEGMDLSSEVCYQHKLAYKPVPIEAALNYFRAYFFGLPDYPQRTRKHISSPAQKSTCKRLNMFLRWMVRKDRQGVDFGIWKNIAMADLICPCDVHVDRVARQLGLITRKQTDWQTAVELTENLRQLDPHDPVKYDFALFGLGVEGEL; translated from the coding sequence ATGGATTTAAAAGGCTTTCTCGACCGGAAGGTGACGCTATATAACCAGCCTGAATTTATAGCAAATGATCCCATTGGTATACCGCATTTGTTTACATCAAAGCAGGACATCGAAATCATGGGTTTCTTTGCCGCGATATTGGCTTGGGGACAGCGGAAAACCATCATTAATAAATGCAGGGAACTGATCGGCAGAATGGATGGGAGTCCCTATGATTTTATTTGCAATCATCGGGATCAAGACCTGAAACACTTGCTCGGTTTTAAGCACCGAACCTTTAATGACACAGATCTGTTGTATTTTGTTAGTTTTTTTAGGAACCATTATCAGAAATTTGAATCGCTGGAACAGGCTTTTGTTCCTGATGAACGTAACGTTGAGTTCAGAAGCGACTATTTTATAACTGCGTTTACTCCAAATGAGGGTATGGATTTAAGTAGCGAGGTTTGTTATCAACATAAACTGGCGTATAAGCCCGTACCTATTGAAGCAGCGCTTAACTACTTCAGAGCTTATTTTTTTGGATTGCCCGATTATCCACAGCGAACACGCAAACACATTAGCTCTCCTGCTCAAAAATCAACTTGTAAGCGACTGAATATGTTTTTGAGATGGATGGTGCGGAAGGATAGGCAAGGGGTAGATTTTGGGATATGGAAAAATATCGCCATGGCAGACCTTATCTGCCCTTGTGATGTACACGTCGATCGAGTGGCCCGGCAACTCGGTCTGATTACACGCAAGCAAACCGATTGGCAAACAGCAGTCGAACTTACGGAAAACCTTCGCCAGCTTGATCCTCACGATCCGGTGAAGTATGATTTTGCATTGTTTGGTTTGGGTGTGGAGGGGGAGCTATAA
- the proS gene encoding proline--tRNA ligase: MSKGITSRKEDYSQWYNELVNKADLAEHSAVRGCMVIKPYGYAIWEKMQAALDQMFKDTGHSNAYFPLFIPKSFFSKEASHVEGFATECAVVTHYRLKNDGTGQIVVDEEAKLEEELIVRPTSETIIWNTYKGWIQSYRDLPILVNQWANVVRWEMRTRLFLRTAEFLWQEGHTAHATEKEAVEETERMLAVYATFAEDWMALPVIRGRKTENERFAGALDTYCIEALMQDGKALQAGTSHFLGQNFAKAFDVKFTSKEGKLDHVWATSWGVSTRLMGALIMAHSDDAGLVLPPKLAPIQVVIVPIYKTEEESNKIEELADQLIAALKPKGISVKYDDRDTQRPGFKFAEWELKGVPVRVAVGARDLQNGTVEIARRDKQTKETVSQEGLSDKIEKLLADIQQNIYQKALQYRDEHTVEVNSYDEFKRVLEEDGGFIAAHWDGTAETEKRVKEETKATIRCIPLNNKQEEGTCIFTGKPSKQRVLFAKAY, from the coding sequence ATGAGTAAAGGTATTACCAGCAGAAAAGAAGATTATTCCCAATGGTACAATGAATTGGTCAATAAAGCTGATCTTGCCGAGCATTCGGCCGTACGTGGATGTATGGTTATTAAGCCTTATGGCTACGCTATATGGGAAAAAATGCAGGCAGCATTAGACCAGATGTTTAAAGATACAGGGCACAGCAATGCTTATTTTCCACTTTTCATACCAAAGTCATTTTTTTCTAAAGAGGCTTCTCACGTGGAAGGTTTCGCCACAGAGTGTGCGGTGGTTACACACTACCGACTTAAGAATGATGGTACCGGACAAATTGTGGTAGACGAAGAGGCTAAATTAGAAGAAGAACTCATCGTAAGACCTACTTCTGAAACCATTATTTGGAATACCTATAAAGGCTGGATACAATCCTATCGTGATCTGCCTATTCTGGTCAACCAATGGGCCAACGTTGTACGCTGGGAGATGCGCACGCGCTTATTTTTACGTACCGCAGAGTTTTTATGGCAGGAAGGGCATACCGCACACGCTACGGAAAAAGAGGCTGTAGAGGAAACGGAAAGGATGTTGGCGGTCTATGCTACTTTTGCTGAAGATTGGATGGCACTTCCAGTAATAAGAGGACGAAAAACGGAGAACGAACGCTTCGCAGGAGCACTAGATACCTATTGTATCGAAGCGCTGATGCAAGATGGCAAAGCATTGCAAGCAGGAACATCGCATTTCTTAGGGCAGAACTTCGCAAAAGCCTTTGACGTTAAGTTCACCTCCAAAGAAGGTAAATTGGATCATGTATGGGCTACTTCATGGGGTGTATCCACTCGCCTGATGGGAGCGCTGATTATGGCACATTCTGATGATGCTGGACTGGTATTGCCCCCCAAATTAGCACCTATACAAGTGGTGATTGTGCCTATTTATAAAACGGAAGAAGAAAGTAATAAAATTGAGGAATTGGCCGATCAGTTAATCGCAGCATTGAAGCCAAAAGGAATTTCCGTAAAATACGACGACCGCGATACCCAACGGCCGGGATTCAAGTTTGCGGAATGGGAATTAAAAGGCGTACCGGTACGGGTGGCTGTGGGCGCACGTGATTTACAAAATGGAACGGTGGAGATTGCCCGACGCGATAAGCAAACCAAGGAAACGGTATCACAGGAAGGTTTGTCTGATAAGATAGAAAAGCTTTTAGCAGACATCCAGCAAAATATCTATCAGAAAGCCCTTCAGTATAGGGACGAACATACCGTGGAAGTGAACTCCTACGACGAATTTAAGCGGGTGCTTGAAGAGGATGGAGGGTTTATCGCCGCACATTGGGATGGCACAGCCGAAACAGAAAAGCGGGTAAAAGAAGAGACTAAGGCAACCATACGTTGTATCCCGCTTAACAATAAACAGGAGGAAGGAACGTGTATATTTACAGGAAAACCCTCCAAGCAACGGGTGCTATTTGCAAAGGCATATTAA
- the mnmD gene encoding tRNA (5-methylaminomethyl-2-thiouridine)(34)-methyltransferase MnmD, with protein MDFVITGDGSKTIFHPTVGEHYHSKHGAVQESRHVFLQSGLAYYLEKRTVPIDATVTILEVGFGTGLNFLLTADYCTANHITLHYTGIEAYPLDHAIIEKTGYQSAVEPAIWKSFSTHYQQALLGKQSLSARVNLAIAHQPVLGFHTTQLYDLLYFDAFAAIHQPEMWSYETLSHICKFLKPGGVFVTYAITGNLKRIMKSLGFAVEKAPGAPGKREMLRAVKL; from the coding sequence GTGGACTTCGTAATTACCGGAGACGGATCAAAAACAATATTTCACCCCACTGTTGGAGAACATTACCACTCCAAACATGGGGCGGTACAAGAGAGCAGGCATGTATTTTTACAATCCGGACTAGCCTATTACTTAGAGAAACGCACAGTTCCCATCGATGCAACTGTAACTATTTTAGAGGTTGGTTTTGGTACCGGTTTAAATTTTTTGCTTACCGCAGACTATTGTACGGCAAACCATATCACATTGCACTATACCGGTATAGAGGCTTACCCGTTAGATCATGCCATCATTGAGAAAACAGGTTATCAATCGGCAGTCGAACCAGCCATTTGGAAGTCCTTTTCAACACACTACCAACAAGCGTTACTGGGTAAGCAATCCCTATCTGCACGAGTAAATTTAGCGATTGCGCATCAACCTGTTTTGGGCTTTCACACTACGCAGCTATACGATCTGCTGTATTTTGATGCCTTTGCGGCTATACACCAACCAGAGATGTGGAGTTATGAGACCTTAAGTCACATTTGCAAGTTTTTAAAACCTGGTGGCGTATTTGTGACCTACGCCATTACAGGCAATTTAAAACGTATAATGAAATCCTTGGGGTTTGCTGTTGAAAAGGCTCCCGGAGCCCCTGGAAAGCGGGAGATGCTCAGAGCAGTAAAGCTTTAG
- a CDS encoding cystathionine gamma-synthase has product MKFGTKAIHAGQHPDPTTGAIMTPIYQTSTYWQKTPGEHKGYEYSRGTNPTRKALEDCIAALENAQFGLAFSSGMAATDTVLRLLRPGDEVITGNDLYGGSYRIFTKVFADFGIKFHFVDLTDPASIQHHLSDRTKLIWIETPTNPTMQIIDIEAVGKIAKEAGVLYVVDNTFASPYLQNPIDLGADIVMHSVTKYIAGHSDVVMGALVTNSEELYKQLFFYYNACGGTPGPQDSFLALRGIKTLHLRMKAHCENGRQIAAFLKNHPRIEKIYWPGFEDHPNHEVAKKQMLDFGGMISIVLKDATLEDTFKLASSFNVFSLAESLGGVESLINHPATMTHGSIPKEVREKVGVVDNLIRISVGVEDIDDLLEDLKQALG; this is encoded by the coding sequence ATGAAGTTCGGAACAAAAGCGATACACGCAGGTCAACATCCTGATCCAACTACGGGAGCAATTATGACTCCCATTTACCAGACGTCAACTTATTGGCAAAAGACTCCGGGAGAACATAAAGGCTATGAGTATTCGAGGGGGACTAATCCAACACGGAAGGCCTTGGAAGATTGTATTGCTGCCTTGGAGAATGCGCAGTTTGGATTGGCCTTTTCAAGTGGTATGGCGGCTACAGATACTGTATTGCGACTGTTAAGGCCGGGTGATGAAGTGATTACAGGAAATGATCTTTACGGAGGCTCTTATCGGATTTTTACGAAGGTGTTTGCGGATTTTGGTATCAAATTTCACTTTGTCGACCTCACCGACCCGGCAAGTATTCAGCATCATTTATCTGATCGTACAAAACTGATATGGATTGAAACACCAACAAACCCGACTATGCAGATTATTGATATCGAAGCGGTCGGGAAAATTGCCAAAGAAGCCGGGGTACTATATGTGGTAGATAATACTTTTGCATCACCTTATTTACAAAATCCCATTGACCTCGGTGCCGATATCGTGATGCATTCGGTAACCAAATATATTGCCGGTCATAGTGATGTGGTTATGGGAGCGCTGGTTACCAATAGTGAAGAATTATACAAGCAGTTGTTTTTTTATTATAATGCTTGCGGAGGAACCCCGGGGCCTCAGGATAGCTTTCTTGCCCTACGGGGTATTAAGACTTTGCATTTGCGTATGAAAGCACACTGCGAAAATGGTCGTCAAATTGCGGCTTTTCTTAAAAATCATCCGCGGATAGAAAAAATTTACTGGCCGGGTTTCGAAGATCATCCCAATCATGAAGTGGCGAAAAAACAGATGCTCGACTTTGGTGGCATGATTTCTATCGTACTCAAAGATGCCACCTTGGAAGATACCTTTAAGCTAGCATCTTCATTCAACGTGTTTTCATTGGCCGAGTCTTTAGGTGGGGTTGAGTCCCTGATTAATCATCCCGCAACCATGACGCATGGTTCTATTCCTAAAGAAGTACGTGAAAAGGTGGGGGTAGTAGATAACCTGATTCGAATCAGTGTAGGTGTGGAAGATATTGACGATCTCTTGGAAGATTTGAAGCAAGCATTAGGGTAA
- a CDS encoding MBL fold metallo-hydrolase, with amino-acid sequence MHIEQFYDTGLAHSSYAILSNNDVVLVDPARDPEPYFAFARENHAKIVGVIETHPHADFVSSHLEIHQKTGATIYTSELTGAEYPHRAFDEGDVITVGNITLQAINTPGHSPDSICVLLLDEQGKESAVFTGDTLFVGDVGRPDLRENVGNLQAEAAELARAMFHSLRNKLMRLPADVVVYPAHGPGSLCGKNMGSDLQSTIGRERSENYALQKMEEEAFVALITADQPFVPKYFPYDVALNRAGAEAFDESVEQVIAITDTNALEPQVLIIDGRPAEQFKNAHHPMAINIPDGDKFETWVGSIVSPGESFYLLTDQAERATELIKKLAKIGYENQCKGFFISPIGNKKTTDFDLEAFKSNPQQYTIIDIRNDGELAEGKLFSHAIHIPLPRLRESLPVIPEDKPIVVHCAGGYRSAIGSSIVAPSVQVPVYDLSTAVSEFKPNNEQ; translated from the coding sequence ATGCATATTGAACAATTTTATGATACCGGACTTGCCCATTCGTCTTACGCTATTTTAAGCAATAACGACGTTGTATTAGTTGATCCGGCAAGGGACCCAGAACCATACTTTGCCTTTGCTAGAGAAAATCATGCCAAAATTGTAGGGGTGATAGAGACCCATCCCCATGCCGACTTTGTTAGCTCTCACTTGGAAATACACCAAAAGACTGGAGCAACGATATATACCAGTGAATTAACGGGTGCCGAGTACCCGCACAGGGCCTTCGATGAGGGCGATGTGATTACAGTAGGAAATATTACCCTGCAGGCTATTAATACACCCGGCCATTCCCCCGATAGTATCTGTGTGCTGTTGCTTGACGAACAAGGGAAAGAATCGGCTGTATTTACCGGCGACACGTTATTTGTAGGCGACGTGGGCCGACCTGATCTTCGGGAAAACGTAGGTAATCTGCAGGCTGAAGCCGCAGAGCTCGCCCGAGCGATGTTCCATTCATTACGCAATAAATTGATGCGCCTGCCAGCGGACGTGGTGGTTTATCCGGCTCACGGCCCCGGTTCACTTTGCGGTAAAAACATGGGGTCAGATCTCCAGAGTACGATAGGTAGAGAGCGATCAGAAAATTACGCCCTACAGAAAATGGAAGAAGAAGCTTTTGTAGCCTTAATTACGGCCGATCAACCCTTTGTGCCCAAATATTTCCCTTATGATGTAGCGTTGAATCGTGCGGGTGCTGAAGCATTTGATGAAAGTGTAGAACAGGTAATAGCGATCACAGACACCAATGCGCTTGAGCCTCAGGTGTTAATTATCGACGGCCGACCTGCAGAGCAATTTAAAAACGCGCATCATCCGATGGCGATAAATATACCCGATGGCGATAAATTCGAAACTTGGGTGGGCAGTATCGTATCACCTGGCGAATCATTTTATCTGCTAACAGACCAAGCTGAAAGAGCCACGGAGCTCATCAAAAAATTAGCCAAAATAGGCTATGAAAATCAATGCAAAGGCTTTTTTATTTCGCCAATCGGTAATAAAAAAACCACTGATTTTGATTTAGAAGCTTTTAAATCAAACCCTCAACAGTATACCATCATCGACATCCGAAATGACGGGGAGCTTGCTGAAGGTAAACTGTTCAGCCATGCTATCCACATCCCCTTACCGAGACTTCGAGAGTCTCTTCCCGTGATACCCGAAGATAAACCCATTGTTGTCCATTGTGCTGGAGGATACCGATCTGCCATTGGGTCGAGCATTGTAGCGCCTTCGGTACAGGTGCCAGTATACGATCTCAGCACGGCCGTAAGTGAATTTAAACCCAACAACGAACAATAA